The Petrocella atlantisensis genome has a window encoding:
- a CDS encoding sensor domain-containing diguanylate cyclase/phosphohydrolase produces the protein MRKLYLLFIIVSIYISLTNTISNANSSQDNPIHLDYSELLANHGSMMLILDPESGEILYANHAAAKFYQYSLEELMNKTVMDLNIQSEEEVVNNMSAILMNEMNHFQVIHRTKEGSLKNMDVVSYPIEFENRQVLFSILFDVTEKVALEKQIALQTEKSQTDAIRNQMVMSLIILISFGILVFMVIAYRRLNFLARHDALTGLYNRSELLRCYEDYMEPKYIPLYMLMMDIDHLKFINDTFGHLEGDTVIKMVGNHLKEKVQHQGCVSRVSGDEFVMLVPACSEKKVFEIIDGIENNDLNLNGVNLNVSVGYVKIENLKLTYDEAFSIAESRMYSKKMEHKSSNSKKIENQLMEHVYQKHPDFKQHLNIIHEVIEIMGKAMNLNSGDIIALKEAARLQDIGLVLYEDRVRYPKIWDCLQNHDDVKKHPESSFSILNALHKPSHVIDIIIHHHENYDGTGYPKGLKGENIPFLSRILSFANTIGIQLIDIKKNELPMSTINERVQKYAGITLDPNLIELLGDHIFIKDLENIDSL, from the coding sequence ATGCGAAAACTATATCTATTATTCATAATAGTCAGTATATATATTTCATTAACCAATACAATTTCTAATGCAAATTCAAGTCAAGATAATCCAATTCATTTAGATTATAGTGAATTACTGGCAAACCATGGGTCCATGATGCTGATTTTGGATCCTGAAAGTGGTGAGATTTTATATGCCAACCATGCTGCTGCCAAGTTTTATCAGTATTCACTAGAAGAACTTATGAATAAGACGGTTATGGATCTGAACATACAAAGTGAAGAAGAAGTCGTAAATAATATGTCAGCAATTCTAATGAATGAAATGAATCATTTTCAAGTGATACATAGAACCAAAGAAGGTAGCCTAAAGAACATGGATGTTGTATCCTATCCCATAGAGTTTGAGAATAGGCAAGTGCTTTTTTCAATTCTTTTTGATGTGACTGAAAAAGTAGCCCTGGAAAAGCAGATTGCATTACAAACTGAAAAAAGTCAAACGGACGCTATTAGAAATCAAATGGTCATGTCTCTCATTATTCTAATTTCCTTTGGTATTCTTGTATTTATGGTTATCGCCTATAGAAGGCTGAACTTTTTGGCAAGACATGATGCCCTTACCGGTCTCTATAATCGTTCTGAATTATTAAGGTGTTATGAAGACTATATGGAACCCAAATATATACCGCTATATATGTTGATGATGGACATAGATCATTTGAAATTCATAAATGATACCTTTGGTCATTTGGAAGGTGACACCGTCATTAAGATGGTAGGAAATCATTTGAAGGAAAAGGTCCAACATCAAGGTTGTGTATCACGCGTGTCCGGTGATGAATTTGTTATGCTGGTTCCGGCCTGCTCTGAAAAAAAAGTTTTTGAAATTATTGATGGTATTGAAAATAATGACTTGAATCTAAATGGGGTTAACTTAAATGTTTCTGTAGGCTATGTCAAGATTGAAAACCTAAAACTAACGTATGATGAAGCTTTTTCTATAGCGGAAAGCAGAATGTATTCCAAAAAAATGGAACATAAAAGTAGCAATAGTAAGAAAATTGAGAATCAACTTATGGAGCATGTCTATCAAAAACATCCTGATTTTAAACAACATCTTAATATAATTCATGAAGTAATAGAGATAATGGGCAAGGCTATGAACTTAAACAGTGGCGATATTATTGCGCTAAAAGAAGCGGCAAGACTTCAGGACATTGGGTTAGTACTATATGAAGACCGAGTGCGTTATCCTAAGATATGGGATTGTTTGCAAAATCATGATGACGTAAAAAAACATCCGGAAAGTAGCTTCTCCATTCTGAACGCTTTGCATAAACCCAGTCATGTTATTGACATTATCATTCATCATCATGAAAACTATGATGGCACCGGTTACCCAAAGGGACTCAAAGGTGAAAATATTCCATTCTTATCAAGAATATTGAGTTTTGCCAATACCATAGGGATACAACTCATAGATATCAAGAAAAATGAATTACCAATGAGTACAATTAATGAAAGGGTTCAAAAATATGCAGGCATCACATTAGACCCTAACTTAATAGAGTTGCTTGGTGATCATATCTTTATTAAGGATTTAGAAAATATAGACAGTCTATAG
- a CDS encoding molybdopterin molybdotransferase MoeA gives MDFFNAISVKEALQIITKLANDYKMDTEVVSLVDAIDRIVAMNYRAPVNLPQFNRSTVDGYAVMIQDVVDASETSPMPLKLVHEVIMGEVVTDVLKEGQTAYVPTGGMLPEKTEGMVMIEYTKQLDEETILIKKPVQEGENISYTGDDLSLGEVYIKAGKRITAYDLGLFASMGVGQIEVYKKPVFSIISTGDEIIGIDEEQSFGQIREINSYALGGLIKQLGGEVNKRKIVKDDFGKIRSALEETLVLSDIILVSGGSSVGKKDYTRQVIESFDNSQIWVHGIAIKPGRPTIFGQVEGKLVVGLPGHPASALVTFSLFVKRYFLTIQKSRQEVVHIKAMLTGDVYAAQGRETYQMVRLSRKADIWEALPLYGKSGMMTLLAKASGYIKIPFEKEKFEKGTFVDVYLLKDLTL, from the coding sequence ATGGATTTTTTTAATGCAATATCTGTGAAGGAAGCACTTCAAATCATAACAAAACTGGCAAATGATTATAAAATGGATACAGAAGTAGTATCTCTTGTAGATGCTATCGATCGTATTGTTGCCATGAATTATAGGGCACCTGTTAATCTACCGCAATTTAATCGTTCAACGGTTGATGGTTATGCGGTTATGATCCAAGACGTTGTAGATGCGTCTGAGACTTCACCTATGCCACTTAAGTTGGTTCATGAAGTCATTATGGGGGAAGTTGTAACAGATGTATTGAAAGAAGGACAGACTGCCTATGTACCTACCGGAGGCATGTTGCCGGAAAAAACCGAAGGCATGGTTATGATAGAGTATACAAAGCAGTTAGATGAAGAAACCATACTTATAAAGAAACCTGTACAAGAAGGGGAAAATATCAGCTATACAGGTGATGATTTATCCTTAGGTGAAGTCTATATTAAGGCTGGGAAGAGAATAACGGCCTATGATCTGGGGCTTTTTGCTTCGATGGGCGTCGGACAAATAGAAGTCTACAAAAAACCAGTATTTTCAATTATTTCTACAGGAGATGAGATTATTGGCATTGATGAAGAGCAATCATTTGGACAAATTAGAGAAATTAACAGTTATGCCCTAGGTGGTTTGATTAAACAGTTGGGTGGAGAAGTTAATAAACGTAAGATTGTTAAGGATGATTTTGGAAAAATAAGAAGTGCCCTTGAAGAAACACTGGTACTAAGTGACATTATATTAGTATCCGGTGGTAGTTCAGTAGGCAAGAAGGATTATACACGACAGGTAATAGAGTCGTTTGATAACAGTCAAATTTGGGTCCATGGTATAGCTATAAAACCAGGTCGGCCAACGATTTTTGGACAAGTTGAAGGTAAACTTGTCGTAGGGCTTCCGGGTCATCCTGCCTCAGCATTGGTTACATTTAGCTTATTTGTCAAAAGGTATTTTCTGACCATACAAAAGAGCCGTCAAGAAGTGGTTCATATTAAAGCTATGTTGACAGGTGATGTATATGCTGCACAAGGTAGAGAAACCTATCAAATGGTCCGATTAAGTCGGAAAGCTGATATATGGGAGGCCCTTCCTTTATATGGTAAATCAGGTATGATGACATTACTTGCTAAAGCCAGCGGCTATATCAAAATACCTTTTGAAAAAGAAAAATTTGAAAAAGGAACCTTTGTAGATGTTTATCTTTTAAAAGACTTAACGTTGTAA
- a CDS encoding MogA/MoaB family molybdenum cofactor biosynthesis protein, with protein MYTVGIITASDKGAKGERVDLSGKLIEEIMTEAGYKVLKYIMLPDDAIGLSNEMVFMADELKINLILTTGGTGFSQRDVTPEATMNIIQKDAPGIAEAIRHNSLNITPKAMLSRGVSGIRGNTLIVNLPGSPKAVKESLTFILDPLLHGLQILVGDTSECGELPK; from the coding sequence ATGTATACAGTAGGTATTATAACAGCAAGTGACAAAGGCGCCAAAGGTGAGCGGGTAGATCTAAGTGGGAAACTCATAGAAGAAATTATGACTGAAGCAGGTTATAAGGTACTTAAATATATCATGTTACCAGATGATGCCATTGGATTATCCAATGAGATGGTTTTCATGGCAGATGAGTTGAAAATAAACCTGATATTAACAACAGGTGGAACGGGTTTTAGTCAAAGAGATGTGACACCGGAAGCTACAATGAATATTATTCAGAAAGATGCACCGGGTATTGCAGAAGCCATTCGACACAACAGCTTGAATATAACACCAAAAGCAATGCTTTCTAGAGGTGTTTCAGGTATTCGAGGTAATACTCTTATTGTCAATCTTCCTGGGAGCCCGAAAGCAGTCAAAGAATCTTTAACATTTATCCTAGATCCTTTGCTTCATGGGTTACAAATACTTGTTGGCGATACATCCGAGTGTGGTGAACTTCCAAAATAA
- the ablB gene encoding putative beta-lysine N-acetyltransferase: MKEQEKLILMGRSKVQHGQHNDRIFVDDYKHALDPYLIDKLDLMVEDHEYGKIIAKTPKAAKIKFIRNGFDQEAKIPGFYNGKKSCFFMAKYTNPDRKVVSNRDELLSIVREAKKKKKDTKMLTPLEEGYEIKLLDLRDAKRIADIYDQVFKTHPYPIEDPIYIEENMGHETLYFGLLKDDELIGVSACCVNFHEENVEVTDFAILPKYRGYNYSMHLMKKMETVMIAAGMKTAYTMTRAGSPSMNKIFGKNGYKYGGTLWNNNQISGGIESMNIWYKSFETITKKQ; the protein is encoded by the coding sequence TTGAAAGAACAAGAAAAGCTAATTTTAATGGGTAGAAGCAAAGTTCAACATGGACAACACAACGACAGAATATTTGTAGATGACTATAAACATGCACTTGATCCTTACCTTATTGATAAACTTGACCTAATGGTTGAAGACCATGAATACGGTAAGATTATAGCAAAGACGCCGAAAGCAGCAAAAATCAAATTTATAAGAAATGGCTTTGATCAAGAAGCAAAAATACCCGGATTTTATAATGGGAAGAAAAGCTGCTTTTTTATGGCAAAGTATACGAATCCAGATAGAAAAGTAGTCAGCAATAGGGATGAGCTTTTATCGATAGTTCGAGAAGCCAAAAAGAAAAAGAAGGATACCAAAATGCTCACACCTTTAGAAGAAGGTTATGAGATAAAGCTATTGGATCTTCGGGATGCAAAAAGAATTGCCGATATTTATGATCAGGTATTTAAAACCCATCCCTATCCAATAGAGGACCCTATTTATATTGAAGAAAATATGGGACATGAGACTCTATATTTTGGTTTATTGAAAGATGATGAACTGATTGGTGTTAGTGCCTGTTGTGTTAATTTTCATGAGGAAAATGTGGAAGTGACAGATTTTGCTATCCTACCCAAATACCGTGGTTACAACTACAGTATGCATTTAATGAAGAAGATGGAGACAGTCATGATAGCAGCGGGTATGAAAACTGCATATACGATGACACGTGCCGGTTCACCGAGTATGAATAAGATTTTTGGTAAAAATGGGTATAAATATGGCGGCACACTATGGAACAACAATCAAATATCCGGCGGTATAGAGTCTATGAATATTTGGTATAAAAGCTTTGAAACAATCACGAAAAAACAGTAA
- a CDS encoding TrkA C-terminal domain-containing protein: protein MAKRNSTPIYMQVAVDVAARISREDIKRQAKISGRSTLAGEYNVSPETIRKAMRLLSDMDIVEVKHGNGIYVASVDRALEFIERYRIRSSVNELKDELIDLMKKRDAIEDKMNETMNAIIDYTSRFNHSEHITVYEYSIDMASEVIGKSIQELDFWTHTGATIVGIKRDGTILLSPPTYEKIYKKDKLLYVGEAATSVRLGEFIRHYGQSK, encoded by the coding sequence ATGGCAAAAAGAAATTCTACACCGATTTACATGCAAGTAGCTGTGGATGTTGCTGCTAGAATCAGTCGTGAAGACATAAAAAGACAAGCAAAAATCAGTGGTCGATCGACGCTTGCAGGTGAATATAATGTATCACCTGAGACGATTAGAAAAGCAATGCGGCTTTTATCCGATATGGATATCGTTGAAGTGAAGCATGGAAATGGTATCTATGTAGCATCTGTAGACAGGGCCTTAGAGTTTATTGAACGCTATAGAATTCGTTCTTCTGTTAATGAATTAAAAGATGAACTCATTGATTTGATGAAAAAAAGGGATGCTATTGAAGACAAAATGAATGAGACCATGAATGCCATTATTGATTATACGAGTCGATTTAATCATAGTGAACATATAACAGTTTATGAATATAGCATTGATATGGCTTCAGAAGTCATAGGAAAAAGCATACAAGAACTTGATTTTTGGACACATACTGGTGCGACGATTGTAGGTATAAAAAGGGACGGGACTATATTATTATCGCCACCCACCTATGAAAAAATCTATAAAAAGGATAAGTTGCTTTATGTTGGAGAAGCAGCCACCAGTGTTAGACTTGGAGAATTTATTCGACATTATGGACAAAGTAAATAA
- a CDS encoding sensor domain-containing protein: MDIKLEHVHESLKNHQDTTYLSKNEYNPWKITLVYTIIGVLWILFSDSILGMLVQDHEVYQEMQLYKGWFYVAMTSVLFYYFASLNNNKVFQLNQKIQLTNEELVATSEELIAIDDELVEKVKSLDKINRELHKQKKYFDLLYTNSNAAIMIWKTSGEVVDLNRHYNEVLGYDETFVGKNWIEYTKTSKEDFDLTTFIDRLNETKQLINYETKVRAKDGTVKDMIWNDVLMETENEAPLVVSFGIDVTDEHHQQQKLIEMATKDPVTGLDNRVVFDTRIEELIEAQKPFTAYYINIDYFKDLNDIHGHDYGDLFLVALSKALMFLELSHAYRWQGDGFLIIQETVDQARIQKMLEYVLNLSNRKWNLMDVEYQMTLSIGVVTSLLAQKNVSEVLKQLDIALYKAKANGRGRYEFYSNALLEEVFFRAGLEKKINNALLEDAFELYYQPIYNLKENTFDACEVLLRWNDSTHKDMNIGKLIEFAEQTGQILKVDRWVIEKAFYCISEEKETFDQLKVSINISTQTFNSSKFIPYLIEMVDLYKINARRIYFEITEHSIIKNMTKAKEVMAQLKSIGFSVSLDDFGTRYSSLNYLSMFPFDVLKIDKTYIDDILDRDKGYIIVKQLLSLTEALGIVTVAEGIEHQAQGELLHDMGCQFGQGYHFARPMPYLELKQRIASDV; encoded by the coding sequence TTGGATATTAAACTGGAACATGTACATGAAAGTTTAAAGAATCATCAGGATACGACCTATTTATCAAAAAATGAATATAACCCTTGGAAAATCACGCTTGTATATACAATAATTGGTGTATTATGGATTCTTTTTTCAGATAGTATTCTTGGTATGTTGGTTCAAGATCATGAGGTGTATCAAGAGATGCAGCTTTATAAAGGTTGGTTTTATGTAGCTATGACCAGCGTATTATTCTATTATTTTGCAAGCCTTAACAATAATAAGGTTTTTCAACTGAATCAAAAAATACAATTGACGAATGAAGAGCTGGTAGCAACCTCAGAAGAGCTTATAGCCATAGATGATGAACTGGTAGAAAAAGTCAAAAGTCTGGATAAAATAAATCGTGAACTGCATAAGCAGAAGAAATATTTTGATTTGTTATATACTAACAGTAATGCGGCCATTATGATCTGGAAAACCAGTGGAGAAGTGGTGGATCTTAATAGACATTATAATGAAGTCTTGGGGTATGATGAGACCTTTGTAGGGAAAAATTGGATAGAATATACCAAAACGAGCAAAGAGGATTTTGATTTGACTACATTCATAGACCGATTGAATGAAACGAAGCAACTCATCAATTATGAGACAAAGGTTAGGGCTAAAGACGGAACAGTAAAAGATATGATTTGGAACGATGTCTTAATGGAAACAGAGAATGAAGCACCACTTGTTGTATCTTTTGGCATCGACGTGACAGACGAACACCACCAACAACAAAAACTTATTGAAATGGCCACAAAAGATCCTGTTACAGGATTAGATAACCGTGTGGTTTTTGATACGAGAATTGAAGAATTAATAGAGGCACAAAAACCTTTTACTGCCTATTATATAAATATTGACTATTTCAAAGACTTAAATGATATTCATGGCCACGATTATGGTGACCTTTTTTTAGTCGCTTTATCTAAAGCCCTTATGTTTTTGGAACTATCCCACGCATATCGATGGCAAGGTGATGGATTTCTGATTATTCAAGAGACCGTCGATCAAGCCAGGATTCAAAAGATGCTGGAATATGTTTTGAATTTGTCAAATCGTAAATGGAATCTGATGGATGTGGAATATCAGATGACTTTGAGTATCGGTGTCGTTACCAGCTTATTAGCCCAAAAAAATGTATCAGAAGTACTAAAGCAGCTTGACATTGCACTTTATAAGGCAAAGGCTAATGGAAGAGGACGCTATGAATTTTATAGCAACGCTTTACTTGAGGAAGTGTTCTTTCGAGCTGGTCTTGAAAAGAAAATCAACAATGCTTTGTTAGAGGATGCTTTTGAATTGTATTATCAGCCCATTTATAATCTTAAAGAAAACACATTTGATGCATGTGAGGTATTATTGAGATGGAATGATTCAACCCATAAGGATATGAACATTGGTAAGCTCATAGAGTTTGCTGAACAAACAGGACAAATATTAAAAGTAGATCGATGGGTTATTGAAAAGGCTTTTTATTGTATATCAGAAGAAAAAGAGACGTTTGATCAATTAAAAGTTTCTATAAACATATCTACTCAAACCTTTAATTCGTCTAAGTTTATACCTTATCTGATAGAAATGGTTGATCTTTATAAGATTAATGCCAGACGGATTTATTTTGAAATTACAGAACATTCCATCATAAAAAATATGACAAAGGCCAAAGAAGTCATGGCACAACTAAAATCCATTGGGTTTTCCGTATCTTTAGATGACTTTGGTACGAGGTACTCCTCGTTAAATTATTTGAGTATGTTTCCTTTTGATGTTTTGAAAATAGACAAAACCTATATTGATGATATATTGGATAGAGATAAAGGCTATATTATTGTCAAGCAATTGCTAAGTTTGACAGAAGCTTTGGGTATTGTAACAGTGGCTGAAGGTATTGAACATCAAGCTCAAGGCGAATTACTACATGACATGGGGTGTCAGTTTGGGCAAGGGTATCATTTTGCAAGACCTATGCCTTACTTAGAACTAAAACAGCGAATTGCTTCAGATGTGTAA
- a CDS encoding ligand-binding sensor domain-containing diguanylate cyclase, with protein MTALYKAWSNVFIYVFVLTLMVLHFTVSDSHGQILDAPIIRDDAGILFDRLGRASGLSNLSVSSMIQDKYGFLWFGTQSGLNRFDGRKIEVYKTVPFTEDGLAHNLVQTIYYDEQSHELWVGTYQGVSQFIIHERRFENYTVKDDNLSNPIIIAIEKDSEGYVWLGTMNGLNRLDPRDGSVKQYNIPKETVRSLLIDSKERLLIGTYDGLFTMDPVSDVVIPVEVELPSPNVMTIKAFEEDVLTLGLWDGGVVELDLDFNILSKTSYADNRVYSLEKTYDGTLWVGTWGGGLFATEKNKTTHHFASGESDGSLVHPIVYSMLEDDSGILWIGTNGGGISKLNPRKRDYVKFSHDPRNQESLDIGKINFIQEDKDENLWFAVYNNGLNKYNTRTETMTKYKYDENQVGSLMDNQVMAIDMLEDGRLLIGTAKGLVFYNQGTDTFTPWNILPDNLRIYDIERVGDHELWIGTYTSGLFYYNMMTDETLQYSSTNEDFQTLSDNLVYTIHHDSKGRLWVGTNNGLNLLEKGSDTFKVFKKGSREEHQLANNSISDIFEDSTGRMWFGMLDGGVAYYDEMNKNFVSFTEADGLSSNAVISMLEGNDNLIWVATYDGMSILNPVTGEIRILTADDGIGGMEFSKGHLKSKDGSMMFGGVHGITVIPKEYSEFKMNPPKLYITEVELFQQPIEEKRLFYNGAHLEFAPDETFLGFRFVALDYDSPDKIIFSYKLVGFDQDWIYAGTRDYASYSNLPSGDYELMVVAEGIRYNKSEPVSVYFTIETPWYRTPLAFVIYTTLLVLMGYGIYKIIEARELKRRNSKLAKLNEKLEVVNTELETLSIKDALTDFYNRRYLDFKLDELLKLAKRSKTNLTLIMFDIDNFKSINDQYGHIAGDYYLVDVADTIHKLLSRSTDKAIRYGGDEFIIILYDNNPTSAYALCENIQREIGQIPIQTESETNQAKATISIGLVSMVPGEGMNKEQLIALADQALYKAKELGKNQIYVSDEE; from the coding sequence ATGACAGCATTGTATAAGGCTTGGAGCAATGTTTTTATATACGTATTCGTTCTTACTTTGATGGTGTTACACTTCACAGTTTCGGATTCTCATGGCCAAATATTGGATGCACCTATAATACGTGATGATGCAGGTATACTTTTTGATAGATTGGGTAGAGCATCAGGTTTGTCCAATTTGTCCGTATCTTCAATGATTCAAGATAAATATGGCTTTTTATGGTTTGGAACTCAGAGTGGTCTCAATCGTTTTGATGGAAGAAAAATAGAAGTCTATAAAACGGTTCCATTTACAGAAGATGGGCTTGCACACAACTTAGTACAGACAATCTACTATGATGAGCAATCTCATGAACTATGGGTTGGTACCTACCAAGGAGTGTCTCAATTTATCATTCATGAGCGTCGTTTTGAAAACTATACAGTCAAGGACGATAATCTTTCTAACCCAATTATCATAGCCATAGAAAAGGATTCAGAGGGATATGTTTGGCTCGGTACCATGAACGGACTTAATCGTTTGGATCCAAGAGATGGTTCAGTTAAACAATATAATATACCTAAAGAAACAGTTAGGTCATTGTTGATTGATTCAAAAGAGCGTTTGCTAATTGGTACCTATGATGGGCTTTTTACGATGGACCCCGTAAGTGATGTGGTGATACCTGTAGAGGTCGAATTACCATCGCCGAATGTGATGACAATAAAAGCCTTTGAAGAAGATGTATTAACATTGGGTCTTTGGGATGGTGGGGTCGTTGAGTTAGATTTGGATTTTAATATACTTAGTAAAACCAGTTATGCAGATAACCGTGTATATAGCTTAGAGAAAACATACGATGGCACATTATGGGTCGGCACTTGGGGTGGCGGCCTATTTGCTACTGAAAAAAATAAGACGACCCATCATTTTGCCAGTGGAGAAAGTGATGGGTCATTGGTGCATCCAATCGTATATTCTATGCTTGAAGATGACTCAGGTATCCTATGGATTGGCACCAACGGTGGTGGTATATCCAAGTTAAATCCAAGGAAAAGAGATTATGTGAAGTTCTCTCACGACCCTAGAAATCAAGAATCTCTAGATATAGGGAAAATCAACTTCATACAAGAAGATAAGGATGAGAACCTATGGTTTGCTGTCTATAATAATGGGTTGAATAAATACAACACCAGAACTGAAACCATGACCAAATACAAGTATGATGAGAATCAAGTAGGGTCATTGATGGATAATCAAGTCATGGCTATAGATATGTTAGAAGACGGAAGGCTTTTGATAGGAACTGCAAAAGGATTGGTATTTTATAATCAGGGTACCGATACATTTACGCCTTGGAATATTTTACCGGACAATCTAAGGATATATGATATAGAGCGCGTGGGTGATCATGAGCTGTGGATTGGTACCTACACCAGTGGTTTGTTCTATTACAATATGATGACGGACGAAACCCTGCAATACAGTTCAACAAATGAAGATTTTCAGACATTATCAGATAATTTAGTATATACGATTCACCATGACAGTAAAGGTCGTCTGTGGGTTGGTACAAATAATGGTCTTAACCTTCTTGAAAAGGGTTCGGATACATTTAAAGTTTTTAAAAAGGGAAGTCGAGAAGAACATCAATTAGCCAATAATTCTATTTCAGATATATTTGAGGATTCTACCGGACGGATGTGGTTTGGCATGTTAGATGGTGGTGTTGCTTATTATGATGAAATGAATAAGAATTTTGTTAGCTTTACAGAAGCAGATGGCCTTTCCAGTAATGCGGTTATTAGTATGTTAGAGGGCAATGATAACTTAATATGGGTTGCAACTTACGATGGTATGTCCATTCTAAATCCGGTAACAGGAGAGATTCGCATTTTAACTGCTGATGATGGTATTGGGGGTATGGAATTTTCTAAGGGTCACTTAAAAAGTAAGGATGGTAGCATGATGTTTGGTGGCGTGCATGGTATTACAGTCATTCCGAAGGAATACTCGGAATTCAAAATGAACCCACCAAAGCTATATATAACTGAGGTTGAGTTATTCCAACAACCTATTGAAGAGAAACGATTATTTTATAATGGCGCTCATTTGGAGTTTGCTCCCGACGAAACATTTTTAGGATTTAGATTTGTAGCCCTTGACTATGACTCACCGGATAAGATTATATTTTCATACAAGTTGGTTGGTTTTGATCAAGACTGGATTTATGCGGGAACAAGAGATTATGCATCTTATTCTAATCTACCATCAGGTGATTATGAGCTTATGGTGGTGGCAGAAGGTATTCGTTATAATAAGTCAGAACCGGTCAGTGTATATTTTACCATTGAAACACCCTGGTACAGGACGCCACTGGCTTTTGTTATCTATACCACGTTATTGGTCTTAATGGGCTATGGTATTTATAAGATTATTGAAGCACGTGAGCTTAAACGAAGAAATTCTAAACTTGCAAAGCTAAACGAGAAGTTGGAAGTAGTAAATACAGAGCTTGAAACCCTTTCAATAAAAGATGCTTTGACAGATTTTTACAACAGAAGGTATTTGGACTTTAAATTAGATGAACTTCTAAAATTGGCCAAACGCTCTAAGACCAATCTGACATTAATTATGTTTGATATAGACAATTTCAAGAGTATTAATGATCAATATGGGCATATTGCCGGAGACTACTATCTTGTGGATGTTGCTGATACCATTCATAAACTCTTAAGTCGAAGTACGGACAAAGCAATTCGCTATGGCGGTGATGAGTTTATTATTATTCTATATGATAACAACCCTACAAGTGCTTATGCGTTGTGTGAAAATATTCAAAGGGAGATTGGTCAAATTCCAATCCAAACAGAGTCAGAAACCAATCAAGCCAAAGCAACCATTAGTATCGGCTTAGTAAGTATGGTACCCGGTGAAGGTATGAATAAAGAGCAACTCATAGCTTTGGCGGATCAAGCTCTTTACAAAGCGAAAGAACTTGGGAAAAATCAAATATACGTAAGTGATGAGGAATAG